From Rhododendron vialii isolate Sample 1 chromosome 7a, ASM3025357v1:
TTGACCAGGGTACTCCCCAACAGCGCACTTTTCTTCAGCTGCAGGTTCATTTTCTTGAGCTGGATCAGGTTTAGGTTCAGGTTCAGGTTCAGGTTCAAGCTCCCCTTCTTCCATTTCACTGCTACTACCACCTTCTGCCGGTAAATACTCGCCCTTCTTCACTTCAACACTCTTTGATTGCTCACTTCCAGAGTCCTTGGACCAAGTCGGCGACTTTGCTTCCCTCGGCCCTTGTGGGGACCTCGAATTCCCTTTATTCTCTGATGATAGATCCTTGGACCAAGTTGGCGACTTTGCTTCCCTCGGCCCTTGTGGGGACCTAGAATTTCTTTTATTCTCTGATGATAGAACCTTACTCCCTCTAACTGAATCAGCACCAGTTCTGGTACATTCATCAGCATCTTTCCCTAATCCAAATCTCTTCCATGATGAAACACTATCAGCTCGCCGTGACCGATCCCTCTCCGACCTAAACCCCTTCGGGAATTCTCTCCTCGTCGCAGAAAAGCTTTCGGATCTATGGATTCTGTCGCTACCATATCCACTACGTGGTGAAGAGCTCAGAACTCCCCTTTCACCACCATCCCTATACCGATCATAGTTCACTCTCCTATCATAACTTTCTGGATCATAATCTGAGCGCTTCCTTACTGGTGGTCGTGAACTCTCACGATCGTCATCTATCCGATCGTATCGAGAAGAGGACGATGACGATAAGCCCTTCCTTCCGTTTTCAGACTTGTAATGAAAGCTCCGGTGAGATGAAGACCGGCTCAGACTCGAATCCTCATCCCTTCTTCCCCAGTCTTTAAAAACCCCCTTTTCTCCGAATGAATCAAGCTCCTCGCTTGACCTCAACCTCTTCATGCTCAGATCACAAATTCGATAAAATATAACAAGAAACAGACCATCAAACTTAAAACCCGAAATTTTCCCGCAATCTATGAGAACATCAAACTCTTCAACCCATCAAAAACCCATCAAAAAGCACCATCACCTACTCGTCCCCAATAACATCATCCCCAACCATACATGAAAATAATCTTATTAAACAGAAAGAAAGCACCACACAAAGATTAAGTGCAACCAAACCCTAGTCCCAACCCCCAATTCCAACTAACTTTACTGAATCCCCAATTTTCATCAACAAACCCTAGTTTCCAGCTGAACATGTATCATCATAATTAGAAGCCACGTGTCTTAACAACTCCATATACGATCCAAAAGCCACATCTGTGTGAAGTATACGAATACGGACAAACACAGACCTAGCTGCGCAACCCTAGGTCCATAATTAGGTGAAACGTAATGAAAGTTGGGAATAAGACGAGAAATCCAAATAGAGATCAATTACCAGAGGGAAGGTTAACGGTTAGAGCAACGACTTGATCGCAGAAGCTCGTCGGTGACGGCCGGCGGGGAAATTCGGCTAGAGATTGTAGAAGAGAGACAGTTtcagagcgagagagagagagatgagagagggagGTCTGTTCTTATTTTGGGGAAagttattttactattttattgtttatttcaGTCAACGCAGGTTTAACCACTGTAGGAGAGGGAGGGTTAGCCTTATTGGTTAGCGGATTTGCTCTTTACATAATTAATCAAGATTCGTTAATTGAGGCGAGGCATcgagaaagtaatttcttgtaaatttgtTAGTATTGACATGGGTAGCATGTTTTTGACCCGTCTGGTgcgaaaattaattaaaatgcgtGTAAACTCGTCCGTACGCCCAGtcgagatagagagagagagagagttgaataCGCAAAGTGCGTAGAACGCACTATAAAGTATAAACAAGTAAGGAGTCGGACTTTGGAAGGCTGGAAAGATGAATGGTAGCGGAAAGGGGAATGGTGTGTAGTGCGCATTGGGTGCAAGTTAGCGAGGGGATGAAAAGAGTAAAGCTACGAGTAGATATGGAATATACATACCATATAGATATGGAATTTGTAGGGTCCACTTCGGGGTCTCATAAAAATGATTTGAATTGTCCAttattttaaaatgtttttttatgaaatcctgtaaaaaaatcagttaaatccgatatcggtaaggatttttttttgaatttatgagAACGAAACTGCTTAACTGTTCAGTTTTACCcctacaaatttaaaatttttttttttacaaatatcgggttgaactgattttttataaaacttcacaaaaaatattttaaaaataataaatagttCGAACCATTTTTAAAGGATCCAAGATGAATcccaaaaaattcatatatacgTTTTATGTATATTCCATATGTACACATAACACTACTTGGATGAAAAACCTTTCGCATTTTATATCCACGTCGGCGGTGGGGTCCAAGGACGACCCAGGTCGCGTTTTCCTGGTGAAAGGATTAATTTAGAGGTAACGGGTTCACCGCACCTGCTTGGTGTACCGTGTCCCCCTCACCCTCAAGCAATTATTTGGTGCTATTGGGACATCATGTGACAGTACTTCACGTAAATTGTTGTGTATAAATGACTCCTGCTACATGTACTAACCATGAGTATACGAAGGGGTATCAATGGGCACGTAAGGCCCACTTCGGATCCCGCACAAataatttgagccgtccaataatttttttaaaaatcatagtGTATGTCGGAGCCACCAAAAGATACGAGTACGTGTGTAAAACGTTTGCGTGAGTGTGTATAGTTATATAGTTATTGTTTACCTATACAACGCCCATAAAGCTCAGGGGACTCATCATGAGTATATCAACGGTGTACTAATCGGCACGCGGGGCCACTCCGCGTTGCGCAAGGATGATTCGAGTCATTCAGTAATTAGAAGAAAATAGAGTGggcccgcgagaaatcagatcaatctgatatgtgtaggCATTCGGTCTAATCTTCTAATGTTTTATTCGAATTTTATGATTttgtaatctgaataaaaatttaaaagattGGATTAAGCACCTACACGTATCAAATTAGGCCGATTTCTGTCGGGCCCACTAGTGTTGTGTTCGCTTTAcaactcaaaaagaatttttcaaaaaattccccctaaaTTCCTCCTACTTCTaacattctctctctattttctccacttaggtcccgttccaaaaaccttctttaaaaataagcagtttatatcacattttcaaactaaaaaataatgtaaatgaaaaataatttttaaattttttttgcacgtataaaagatcttgatgggatctatcaaacaaaatccatattgataagaaaattatttgcgtaaacacaactccgtttggtttaacattttgagagttacttttaactctcggcacaatttttaataaatctttctctctttctctctccactcattaccactccaactcctaaaatgtaaaccaaacaaagttattatttttgagcttgaaattatctttttaaaaaataagtacttatttaaagtTGCGGAACAGAgcctttatttttcaaaaaaaatttaaaaaccaatccaaacaaggcactaatgctttgtttggattgatgtttgaaattttttttgaaaaatggtagaggtaataagtagagagagatagaaagagaaatgttagGAGTATGGAGAATctagagagaatttttttaagggttttgttAACGTATGCCCCATAAGCATATGATAGTGTACATATATTCTTCTTcatttattgtttgtttgtatgGAAAACCTAAGTTTGAAATACTAGTCATAAATCCTTCATTAATTGTTCTTGAAAGGATCAactttttctgttttggacAGAAATACCCCAATTAAAGGTCTTGTATGAGTATACTTTTCGTGCATAAGTAGAACGGCAATACTTTTCGGTTTGGAAAAAGTATATTACACAGAAATACTTCGTTTTGGACAGATTTTCACCGTTGCTATTAGTGCATCGTTTGTTTACTTTTTCACCATTGATGGGAATTTCCGGCATATTCCAATGTGTGATTCGGTCTTGTATAGGAGaattttttcagtgccgagcaggTATATCTCACATGGTGCCCGCTCAGCGTATCTAAgttgtccaaaagtattttgaacggtatagagttaaaaaaaaatttccaagaaagagtttaactttttcgggaaaaaagtttctttaaaatctggacctttcaaaacacttttggaaggactgaatgtgccgagcgggcaccacgtggtacccacccggcattgGAAAATTTTCTCCTTGTATAGAACTGGCCAACTGGGAAAAGGCCTGTTGACATCACTATTCGTTTGGTTACAACTGGGTAAAGGTCTTGTATGAACTCTggctgcaatttttttttggacatcACGACATCTACTCACTGGGTTTGGTCTTGTATATGTCGAAAGTTTTTGGGAGGGAAAAGTGTATGGTTGGGGGTATTTCTGttcaaaacagaaaaagttGATCCTTTCAAGAACAATTAATGAAGGATTTATGACTAGTATTTCAAATTTAGATTTTCcatacaaacaaacaataaatgAAGAAGAATATATGTACACTATCATATGCCTATTGGGCATAAGTtaacaaaaccctttttttaaaaatgttttttaaattcTAAAGAGGACAAGGCGTAAAGGTTTGTAAAATGATTGATAAGTAGAACCATACGGCCGCGAGCGGGTGCGTGCAATCTACTCGCCCTTTCCCGCCCCACGATCGGAACGATTTTCCCGAAAAGAATACGCGTGGTTCGGATGCGATGGCGAGTGGGGGAGATTAGTACTCCGATGGGGGCGTTTggaaagaggaagaggaagaggaattTGCTTTTGACTCTTCTGTGcggcttcttctttttgacgATTTTCAAATTGCTTTTTTTCTGACTATCCGTCTCCAATTGAGAGACTAGTATTACTACGTCGCGTCATCAATAATAAATTTTACTACTTTATGGGGGACTTGCTAAAGACACCCTCAGAAATTCTAGacacaaaacccactttttctCCTAGTTCTCCACACGCGCAAAATTATTACTATGTcgaaaattgtttttgttgttgccaAAATTCTAGTGCTCAAAAGACTTGTTCAATATGTAGTGTACAAAACTTTTTTGCGCTGGGGTTTTGACACttataaaaacagttttggcattatcactagcaaaaaaaaacctcagctttggtttgtttggttgagagtttagtttagttttggtagtaggtggagagaaaaatagaataatgattgaaaataagagtaatgattagaaagaTATAGAGATatatgagaaagtaataattggagaaatagagtaaggattgaaaaaagaaatagagtaatgattgaaaactaaaactaaaactaaaactaaacagtTAACCGAAcaaaaaatcttattctaaaaaaaattagcattttttatttttgcattcttGTAAATTATTGTTTCGTTTCGATGGGAGGACTCGATagttttaaaaattagaacttttacctctctttttttagaaaTATGGTTAAAAGTCATAATATTGTAACTTTTCAATTCCTCAAGTCAAGATAAACCATAAATTTACAAAAACTtaacgcaaaattaataaatacggaaaattttgaatgagaacaaaattaaaaaaaaagcctCAGGCTTAGATCTATagctctctcttttctttttcttttattgaacTCCAATTGGTTTGTcatactttttgaatttttcatgtCACAAAATATTTGTTCACTGTTAAGTtgtcttaaaaaaatttcttaattgctccatcttcaaaaaaattatgcattgaAGAACGTGTACTATAATTTAATGTCAAAaagtgaaattttcttttgccgatcaaaaagaATGTCAAAGAGTGAGGTATATTCTTGAAAACTCAAAACCTTTTAGTACGTAGTAAtcattttttctctcaaatttttttagtacGTAGTAAtcattttttctctcaaatttttaaaattagacaaacaaattaagacggagaaaataaaattcagCAATCACTTTTTTCTCTGTGTAGccattcttaattttttttaacagacaATCTTATGCTCatatagggaaaaaaattccCCAAAGGCTACAAATGCCCAAATTCCAAAAAGCGTGTCACTGCAGCGTTGGCACTATCCACATTGGAGGCAGCACGGGCACGGGCATGGACAAGCTCTTTTCTTGTATTCATTGGTATGTCGGGCAAAAATTCTCTTCTCTAATAACTAAATAAATACTCGCGTCTTGAGGTCCAGAAAAAGTATAATCACAATACGTGTGGGCACAATCGTCAGTATAATAAACGCAATTTGCCCGGCATCCAGGGAAATGTGAAGCCGACACGCAAAGAGAGTAAATTGTGACCCAAGAACAATAATGTGTCATCGCCCAAACTTGTGACTTCAACTTTCTTAATGATTTGTTGATCGTTGTTGCCGCCGCCGGCACTGCTGCTACCTAATCCCAACAGCCTAAAGATTTTAAAAGAAGAGGTCATCTTGCACCTTAACGAATTCTTGGTTTTTTCGAAACCTCTGAACCAGCAGCAAGTCTGCCCAGATGAGATGATGATTCTACGATATATGACTTTGTCCAAACGAGCGGGAGTACGAGGAGGGACCTCGATTAACTTGATCGTTGCTTTCCCTAACATCAAGGGAGAATACACGAGAATCTATATCCACAACATAGAACTTTCCCCTGTGATACATGGCATCCTCGAAAAAATCGAAACCCCATACGTAAGTCCAATCCTCCTCGCCAGGTTTGATGTAGGCCAATGATTTCGTGAGTCCATAAATTGCCAAAACAACGAAATCATTCGGACTCGAACAAGGATCACATGACAAAACAACCTTAGCGACGTCGAACTCATACCGACGCCAGGCCGGACTGGCGATAGAACCTCTAGTATTGACCCGAGGGAACCGGAGGGTCTCACCGGAGAAGGGGTTCTGGAGCGTAATGCTCAGGTCCTCCGCCACTTCCAAGTTTGCTAACCATCCGTGCGAAGAACCACAGCTTCTCCGAGGATAAGGAACTCGTAGTAGCTCAGTGTTGAGGACCTTTCTTTGCGTGACGCTGTAAAGTCTCCTGCGTTCGTCCTCCGCCTCCCTCGCCTCCGGACTCCGATCGGGCGAAGGTATCAACAAGAACGGAACCACCTGCTTGAGAGGTTCTCTGCGACGGCGATCCTTCTGATGGGCGGCGGCAGAGAACCACGGCTTGCATGCGGCCGCGAAGCGCAGATAGTCCGACAGATGGATTAGTCGGTTGAGGATTAATTGAGTCCAGGATTCCCGCCGGCAGCGATGCTCAATCTGACGATGACCATTCCGTTTCTCTGATTTCAGCACCACCACCATAACTATATCTGTGACGGGATTCGTTCGACTCCAACGACGAAGAGGGATCGGCGTTTGGGGTACTCTTGTGCGCTTAATTACTAGTACTCGTTAtttagccgatcaaaaaaaaaaaacctattcgTATTTAACTTGCAACTGAGAGTCCTCTTTTGCAATTTAAAAGCAAATTGTATACGACCGACTAATGTCGTGATAAAGGAAATCATccataattaccaaaaaaaaacctgtaaTAATACTAGCCATATTAAATCATCGCCgctccttactcaaattttcgctcaaatttgagtaaaaacttgatttggtacAAAAGGTTATACTCTAGAACCCATATTTTACTTAAATCTCATCCATTCAACACCATCACCGCTGCCGCCCATTAgctcaggtctctctctctctctctctctctcatccttccTTTTGCAACCAAATCTGGTGTTGCGATCTAGGAGCTGTGGTTGCAACCAAATTTGGTGTTGCGACCACAAGCGCCGACCACCACTAGCAACCACCTGGAAATTTGGTGAATGATTTGagttcaaaccaaatttgatgaaaactttgagtaaaactcaaatttggtatGGGTTCGGGGTAAGGAGTGAAGGtggattttgggggtttttcCTCAAATGTGAGTTTGAGTAAGAATTTAGTGAAGGAGTGAAGATGCTCTTATGCATCGCATAAACTGTTATGGTGGATCTCATATCTATTGTCAGAATAGgataatttatctttttttactGTAGAACTCAAAGTGTCAAAATACTTTATgtgcacctcaattaatttttaGGGGATCAATTTCACCGTTTACTAACGAATGGCCCAATTGGAGCTGGACAAAATCTCGCACGTGCTGAGTCCACAAAAGTTGATGACACCAACGAGATTTCAAATATGAAACCAATGAAGAAGCAAGCTTCCAAGTCTCAGATTTTGAATACCAAGTCAGCCCATTAGAGTTCAGATCAATTGTAAAATTGTAATAATAACTAAtgtaaaaattcaaataacTGCACCTCGACAGTGGCATGCATGATCGAACCACATGTAAACCTACTGATGGGATATCATCGTGTGACTATTGGTGTCCGGTCTCCTTGTTTCTTTTGATAATTCGATTGGACCCTAAAAGGTGGAATGGCTCAAATTGTCAAGTGGGCTTTCCCGTGAGCTCACCAATACAAATCGTTTAGTACAATCCATCAAATAAGTTACAAAAAAGCCTGCTGGCTGCTCCTAAGTCCTACTACTATCATCCCCCATCCTTAGTGGGGTGGGGAGGTGTTATGCGGCACCATGCACAGTTATGTACATTCGGACCGTCCGTTCGACAATCTAACGATCCAGATTTCATCTCGGTAATAAACGGCTCAAATGCTCCAATGGTGGAGATGAGATTCGGATCGTTGGATAACCGAGCGGATGGCTACAACACCATCTCCCAGTTGGGGGTTGGGGGCTTGTAATAGTCCTTGAACTCATGATCTCACCAAAGAACCTTATCCTTCCCCTCCAAAAACCAATGGTACACATTCCTTTCCTACCAAAGATATTTTCTTCACTTGCTTTGACACTTTGATAAGCTAGTCATTGTCTTCTCCTCCAAAAAGTGCCTAAAAACACCAACCTCCACCCTTTCCCAAACCAATATCCATGACCAAACCCACATCTTCTTTGACCCACTCCCACCATAACTCTACATCCAAGTCTGCTAGATCCAACCACCTTCATTGAATTCCATGGCTGCACTCTCAACGGGCCATTGTTTTCCTTGTAGAAGCTGGTCAACACAAGAACTCAAGATCAAGAAATGTCCAAGAATTCTCTTTAGTATTATATCCTGCCGAAGACCGATCGATCTGTTAACCTCAGAAAcaaagaaggaaaaggagaaggaaaaggagaagaagggaTTGTTGCCAAAACTTATTATAGTCAGTGTTGAGAATTTCGGGAAGAAATTGAAGGATAACTTGAGTCCAAAGCAGAAGGGTGACTGGAAGGACTTGATGTTGATGAGTTTATCATTTGCAGTGTATGTGTATATGTCTCAGAAGATAGTTTGTGCCTATTGTGCTTGGACCTCCATGGCCAAGCAACCTTGGTAGAACAGCTTAATAAAACAACAGTATTATGTGCATATGTTTGGATTCACCAGTAGATAATCTTTTTCTTATTTGCGACTTCGATTTCTTTGGCGATGTATAACTTGGGCTTCTGATTTTGTATAGCAACGGATGTTTTGTTTCGTCTAAGAGTAATGCTATAGGAACAGAAAAAATGATCACTCCTAGTTTAAAGACTCGCATATATTCTCTCCATCATTTGGCCAATTAGTGTACCTATGATCCCAGTTAATGTTGGTTTTAAGATCATAGGCAACTATCATACTTGATATTGTTAGGATAAGCGAAAAACGAGAAAGGGAAGATGGATACGCAGTGCACAAGGTTCACCCAGGTGTTGGGGGATATTGAGGAACAATTACAGGTCTCCGGTTGTCGTAAACCTAATAATTGTGATCAGAATGACAAAAATGGATTCCTGAATAAGTAGTACCTGGACATTGAGGAGGAGGATTGTTACACATCGTGGTTGAATTCTGGGTATTTAAGGCTCTGGTTTCAGCTGTTGTACTATCTGTTACCTCTGGTTAGCTAGCAAAAACCCAAGAAATCACAGTTCCTTGACATCCAGCATTTTCACAAAATTGGAACCATCAGAAACCGAGTGGACAACAGAATCATAGTGGACATGTATATTGTTGACCTCCTCATCTTGCAAATTCTATACTGCTCATGCATAGCGTAAAGCAGAGGGGCAAGCACAGACGCGTGTGTGCGcgcgcacagagagagagagagagagagagagagagagagagagagagagagagagagagagagtccatcTCCTTGTTGAACATATCCAAGGACAATCCATATGCGTTATAAGACACAGATGATGGCATATTGTTCTACATCATAAAAATCAACTTGTCTATGATCTCATATTATTGTCTACTTAAAACAAAATCTGATTCGACATGTAAATTTGCTCGAAAGTGTAGCTTAGTCGGCTTTCAGCCTGTCAATCCGGAAAACGCGATAGAATAGTGAAAGCAGCCATTGCCAAATCAATATCAGCCAATTAGTTGGCTTGGGTTTAGGCTCAGGTCTTGGTCCAAACAATCCTTTGTACAGCTCTTTCTGCTTCTGATAAACGGCCTTGTCATGTTCAGCGAGCAAACGCAACTCCCTTGGAATTGCTTTGTCCTCTGGAGCAAATTTCCTTGCCTTGGTAAAGTCTTCTCTGGCAGCATCTGTTTGCCCAAGTTCCGCTCTAGCTTTTCCTCTTCTGAACAGTGCTTTGACATTGTTTTCGTCCTCCACCAACACCTAAAATGAGTAATATTAAGAGTTATTCATGAAGTTTAACCATTCTCAGATAGTTGGGAGACAAGGATTCGTGGAccactgagaaaaaaaaaagcagtcaAAAGTAACCCAATAATAAACGGGGACACGATATGATGAGAGTAGCAGCTAATCAAAAAGGGCTGAAGGAGAGTGGCATATGAGCAAGCTAACTTTCAAACGGTGCTCTGCCTTATGTTAAACTAGGTCATGAGGAAAATATGCTAGTGAGTTCATAAGTAAAGCTATATAACAACATTTATGTTCCTTCGAGACTAAAAACACCAAGTACCGTGAGAAGTGACTTAGAGATGTGCTTATGCTTCGAAGGGCCTTATCCTTCGATGTGCCAAAACACCTCAAGGATTTTTGACAGCATAGCATTAAGGGGAAAAGCAATCCAGCCTATCCAGGTGTAAACAAAAAGGCTATATAACCAAGATACAGAGAAGAATCTGATACTTACGATGCTGCATTGAGCGATTGCTTCTTCATAGCGTTTGAGTTTTATCAGGCAAGCTGCCATGTTAAGGTGACAGGGATTCTTCACAGCCAAAGCCATATCTCTGTATTTATCGAACAATTGGAACATGAAGTCATCTCCCATATATGCTATGGCCTAAGCAAAATCAACCACAATAAGTTAAAACTGGGAGAGAATACTGCACAAGCTCATGTTGATTGTGACTAATGGAATAGGAACATTCAAGAACACGAGCTTGTACCATTTCATATTGTTGCATAGCCTCCTCCAGTTTTTCCTCTTTGAAGAAAGCATTTCCATCCATCTTTCTTCTATCAGCAGCACTAATCCTCTCCTCTACTGTCATGTCACTACGAGCTTTCCCCTATGAAAGACATAGTTAACGAAAGTTGCACTATGAGAACAATAATGAGATCCAAACCATCAAGCTTCAAGGATGAACAAACCAATTAATC
This genomic window contains:
- the LOC131334334 gene encoding uncharacterized protein LOC131334334; translated protein: MAALSTGHCFPCRSWSTQELKIKKCPRILFSIISCRRPIDLLTSETKKEKEKEKEKKGLLPKLIIVSVENFGKKLKDNLSPKQKGDWKDLMLMSLSFAVYVYMSQKIVCAYCAWTSMAKQPW
- the LOC131334333 gene encoding peptidyl-prolyl cis-trans isomerase FKBP42, with translation MEELQELQNQSDGQDAESEIVAESASFVNGELRQDGSGPPKVDSEVEVLHEKVTKQIIKEGHGQKPSKYSTCFVHYRAWTESTQHKFEDTWQEQRPLELVLGKEKREMTGLGIGVYSMKSGERALLHVHSELGYGKEGNFSFPNVPPMANILYEVELIGFDETQEGKARSDMTVEERISAADRRKMDGNAFFKEEKLEEAMQQYEMAIAYMGDDFMFQLFDKYRDMALAVKNPCHLNMAACLIKLKRYEEAIAQCSIVLVEDENNVKALFRRGKARAELGQTDAAREDFTKARKFAPEDKAIPRELRLLAEHDKAVYQKQKELYKGLFGPRPEPKPKPTNWLILIWQWLLSLFYRVFRIDRLKAD
- the LOC131332584 gene encoding uncharacterized protein LOC131332584 codes for the protein MVVVLKSEKRNGHRQIEHRCRRESWTQLILNRLIHLSDYLRFAAACKPWFSAAAHQKDRRRREPLKQVVPFLLIPSPDRSPEAREAEDERRRLYSVTQRKVLNTELLRVPYPRRSCGSSHGWLANLEVAEDLSITLQNPFSGETLRFPRVNTRGSIASPAWRRYEFDVAKVVLSCDPCSSPNDFVVLAIYGLTKSLAYIKPGEEDWTYVWGFDFFEDAMYHRGKFYVVDIDSRVFSLDVRESNDQVNRGSSSAGGGNNDQQIIKKVEVTSLGDDTLLFLGHNLLSLRVGFTFPWMPGKLRLLY